CTTCACCCGCGCCAATCGCTCGACCGCCTGTCTGTACGCGCGGTCGGTGGCGCGCCACGCCGTCAGCGCGACGGGGGCACCGGCATCGGTCAGCGGGATGCTTGCCCGACCCATCGGGGGGGGTGCGCCGGACATCTCGCCGCGAATCTCGTGCGTGCTGTCGAGCGCGTAGTCGCCCGTCCGGACCTCGACGCTCAGCGAGCGGGCGTGCGTGTCCATGCTCGCCTGCAGCGCCCCGAACGAGGCGGACATGTTGATCGACCGCGTCTCGTTGACCGTGTAGGCGACGAAGTAGGGCGGGACCGGCTCCTTCTGGAGCACGTCCACGTTTCGCTTCAGCTCGGTCTGGAGGATGTCGAGCAACCCGGCAGGCGGCGGAGCCGGCGGCGCGGCGGGAGGGGCGGCCGGCGGCGCGGCGCCAAGCGGGGCGAGCAGGCAAACCAGGATCGCGACGAGACTTCTCATGAGGCGACTCCTTGGCCGCGAGTTGTAGCACATCCCGGGGAATCGGGGTCGGAGAATCCTGACCCCTGCTCGCCGATCCCTGCCTCCCCCGATCCCTGCTAGGATCACCGGAGGAGTCCGCCATGCCTCATCAGCCGCGCCTCTTCACTCCGCTCACGCTCCGTGAGGTGACGTTTCGCAACCGCGTGTTCGTCTCGCCCATGTGCCAGTACTCGAGCACGGATGGGTTTGCGAGCGACTGGCACATGGTTCATCTCGGGAGTCGGGCCGTCGGCGGCGCGGGGCTGGTCATGGTGGAAGCGACAGCCGTGGTGCCAGAGGGCCGCATCTCGCCGGCGGATATGGGCATCTGGTCGGACGAGCACGCACTCGCGCTGGCGCGCATCGCCGCGTTCATCAAGGCGCAGGGTGCGGTGCCGGCCATTCAGTTGGCGCACGCCGGAAGGAAGGCGTCAACGGCACCGCCGTGGGATGGCGGTGGAGAGGTGGCGGAGCGCGATGGCGGCTGGATTCCCGTCGCGCCAAGCCCTCTGCCCTTTACGTCGCACTTCGCAACGCCTCGCGAGCTGGCGGCCGGGGATCTGCAGGACCTGGTTCGGCGCTTCGTCGATGCGGCGCGCCGGGCGCACGCGGCCGGCTTCGAGGTCGTCGAGGTTCACGCGGCCCATGGCTACCTGCTGCACGAGTTCCTGTCGCCGCTCACCAATCTGCGGCACGACGACTTCGGCGGGTCGTTCGACGGCCGGGTCCGGTTCCCGCTGGCGGTGATCGAGCAGGTGCGGGCCGCGTGGCCCGCGCCGTTGCCGATGTTCGTCCGTATCTCGGCGACCGACTGGGTGGATGGTGGCTGGTCGCTGCCCGACTCGGTGGAGTTCTCGCGGAGGCTGAAGGCGATCGGCGTGGACCTGGTCGATTGCTCGAGCGGCGGCCTGGTGGCGGACGCGAAGATCCCCGCCGGCCCCGGCTACCAGACGCCGCTTGCCGCGGCCATCAGGCGCGAGGCGGGGATTGCCACGGGCGCTGTCGGGATGGTGACGAGCGCCGAGCAGGCCGAGCAGATCGTGGCCACCGGCCAGGCCGATGCCGTGCTACTGGCGCGCGAACTCCTGCGCAATCCGTACTGGCCGCTCGTCGCGGCGCGCCGCCTCGGAGCCGCCGTGGACTGGCCGAGACAGTACCTCCGCGCCAAGCCCGGGTAGGCCAGGATTTCGTGCTATCCTTGTCTTTCGTCCGTGGTTCGGCCGCCCAGCGGCCGCCGCGGGCCGCTGCCAATGCGGTGAGGTGGCCGAGAGGCTGAAGGCGGCGGTTTGCTAAACCGTTGTACGGGCTAAAACCTGTACCCAGGGTTCGAATCCCTGCCTCACCGCCAACTTTCGCTCACGTCCGGCTTGCCACTTTCCTCCGCGAGCTACGGTTGGCAAGCCATTGACACTGCGAAGGTTGTCCGCCGTAGCCGCGAGCGAAGCGAGCGCGTGGCGAAGGCGGACTATCCGTCGCTTCCCTCCCCGTCAACCCCCGTTGCCAAAATGATGTCTCCATTCGACTCGCCCGGCTTGCGCTCCGCGCCGCGCCAGGCTCGCTCCCTTCGACTTTGCTCAGGGAGCCCCGAGCGTGGTCGAGGGGCTCATGGCAGGCCATCCGACGGAGAATACTCTGAGCGAGGGAACGACGCGAGGTGCCGGAGGCACCGATTCGAAGGGGAGTCGAAGGACCCACCCGGCGAGATGGCTCCCTGATGGAATGCAGTCTCGCCGAAGCGGCCCGAGGACCATCCCGTCCACCCGCAGCACCGCGAAGGTGGACCTCAAACCTCACAAAGCCCTCGACGCCCGCCAGGCCCTGCTCCGGCGTTCCGGCCCGCTCTCTGGATGTCGCCCGCGCCAATCACCTCTTCGCCGACAAGTGCCTCCGTCTCGTGGCCCTCACCGCAGCCGACATCGGGCCTACACCGGCGCGGCAGTCGCGGGGGCCCTTGCGTGGAAGCGCGCACGGTGTTAGTATCAGTGACGGTTACAAATAACGACTGTTGTGAATAGCCGTTTCACCATGGCCGCTCACGTGCTCGCGATGCTGACTCACGCCGACCAGGAGGGCCGGGGGGCCGTGACGTCCGAGACGATGGCGACAAGCATCCAGACCAATCCGGTCGTCGTCCGGCGGCTGGTCTCGGAGTTGGCCCGCGCCGGCCTGGTGACGTCAAAACGCGGCACGAGCGGCGGCGTGACCTTGGCGAAGCGTCCCGAGCAGATTACCTTGCGGGACGTGTACGCGGCCGTCGAGGAGAAGCTCGTCCTGTTCGGGCGGCATCCTTCGGGCCCCAACCGCGAGTGCCCGATCGGCCCGCACGTCGCGGCATACCTCGAGGGAGTGTTCGGCAGGGCACAAACCGCGTTGGAGCGAAGCCTGGACGAAGCGACGGTCGCCGATATGTTCCAGGACCTGCTCGTCCGAGTGCACAGGAGCAGGCGGCGCACGAAGGTGGACTAGTTGGGCCGCTTCCCTTTTTTTTGATTTCATTTGTAACCATGGAAGTGTTGAATGAATTCCAACGATGGAGGAAGACCATGAAGACTCGACTCGGCTATCTCGTTTCGACCGCGCTGTTCTCGGTGATGATGCTGGCCTCCGCGCTCGCCTATCTCACAGGCTCCGAGCAGATGGTCCAGGCGTTCCGCCATCTCGGCTACCCTGACTACTTCAGGCTGATGCTCGGGATGGCGAAGATCGCTGGCGTCCTCGCGCTCGTCATCCCGCAAGTGCCCCGGCTGCTTCGTGAATGGGCCTACGCGGGCTTTGTCATCACGATGGTCTCGGCATTCATGTCGCATGCGGCCAGTGGTGACCCACTCGGACGCATGGCAATGCCGCTCGTGGCGCTCGGCCTCGTGGCCACGTCTCGAGCGCTCTGGCGTCCCGTCCCCCGGGCGGCACGCGCGGAGTCGGGCGCGGGGACTTGGGATCTGTTGCCGGCGTCAGGTCGCTCCTAGAGTTGGTTTCAGAACCCTCGGGCGGGTGATGGCGAGCGGGGCCGCCCCGCCCGCCGCGCAGGCGCCACCCATGTAACAAGCGGTTTTGGCGCCGAGGACGGGTGGGGCTGCTCGCCGGCAGGACCCGAACGGCGGAAGATGGGGTTTTGAAACCGGTTGTAGGGTGTGGGCGGCCCTGCTGATGACGAACCAACACGAGACGTACAGGTGGCTCGTGGAGCGGCTCCCAGGTGAGCGACCGCTCCGCCTTCTCGACCTCGGATGCGGCGAGTGCCTGGAAGCAGAGGCGCTGCTGGCTGCCGGGGTCGACGTGACCGGCCTCGATATCGACGAGGCCGCCGTGGATTCGGCACAAGCCAGGGTTGCGAACGCCACCTTTGCTTGCGAGGACGCGTCGGCGGCGCGTCGCGGTGAGGAGTTCGACGTCGTGCTGCTGCGTCGCCCGGATCTCGCGGCACAACCGGACAGATGGCAGAGGGTATTCCTATCAGTTCGCCAGTCGCTCGGAGCCGCCGGGCAGATCATGGTGACGACGCCCGGCCGTCGAGAGGCGGACCTGGCTTGCCGGTGGCTCGAGCAGTCTGGCTTCGGCACGGCAACAGGACCCGCGGCGGCGAACGCCCAGACACACGTCACGAGTCCGCTCGTGCGGGTCTGGGACGACATCGGCGAAGAACCGGCCGAGCTTTGTGACCTGAAGACGGGCCACTGCGGCCCGCTGCGCGGGTCAACACTGGAGGACGACGATGCAGGGTAGTGCGGAGTTGCTGGCCTTTACGGATCCGTTCTGCTCGTGGTGCTGGGCGAGTGAGCCCGCGCTGCTCACCTTGCGGGAACGGTACCGCGATCAACTCGTGGTTAGGTACATCATGGGCCGGCTCGTCAAGGACATGAGCCACTTCTTCGATGCGGCGAACGCGATCCGGGGCACCGCCGAGGTCGCTCCTCACTGGCGGATGGTGTCGGAGCGTTCCGGCCAGCCGATTGACGAGCGCCTCATGCTCGACATCACGGACCCGCACTGGTCCACGTGGCCTGCGTGCATCGCGGTGAAGGCCGCGACGGCGCAGGGAACGACCGTCGGAGAGCGGTACTTACGGCGGCTTCGCCGAGCGGCACTGACCGAGCGTGCGCAGGTGCAGGACCTGGGGGTCCAGGTGGATCTCGCTCACCAAGTGCCTGGCCTCGACGTCGAAGCATTCCGGCGCGAGCTCGGGAGCGAGCGCCCCCGCGCCGCGTTCCATGAGGACCTCGAACTCTGCGCCGCCCACGGAGTGACCGGCTTCCCGACGATGCTGTTTCGATCCGCGGCGCAAGCGGGCCAGGCGGACGCCGAGCCGGGCATCCTCGTCGGCGGTCACCGCTCGCTGGCCACGTACGAGCAAATCCTCGCTCAGGTGGCGCTACGACTGGTGCGGCACGAACCGCGATCAGTCGGCGAGCTCCTCGCCGAACACGGACCGCTGACCACACGCGAGATCGGCGAGATCACCGGCCAGGGCTCGAACATCGAGGAGTCGCTCCACAGGGCGGCGGCCGCAGGACGGACCTCGTCTCACGAACTCCGCGGTGGTCGGCTGTGGTCCATGGCCGGTGATGCAGCGGCGCGGCAGTCGCTCAGCGGCGCGGCCTTCGTGTACCGTCCTCCCGACTTCCACGGAAAACTCCGTCAACCTCGCGCCACGGTTGCCGCCACGGGCCCCGTCTGGACGAGTACCGTGGCCCTGCATGGGGACTGGCCGTCCTGACGCCATGTCATATTTGACATAGCATGGCCTCGTTGCCTCACGCCGACAAGCCGCTCGCACGGCTGCTCGCACGGCTGCACGGGGAGATCAAGACTCCTCCGCTGTCGAGTGAGGCCAGGATCGAGGCCGGGCTGCTTTT
This DNA window, taken from Vicinamibacterales bacterium, encodes the following:
- a CDS encoding methyltransferase domain-containing protein, which translates into the protein MTNQHETYRWLVERLPGERPLRLLDLGCGECLEAEALLAAGVDVTGLDIDEAAVDSAQARVANATFACEDASAARRGEEFDVVLLRRPDLAAQPDRWQRVFLSVRQSLGAAGQIMVTTPGRREADLACRWLEQSGFGTATGPAAANAQTHVTSPLVRVWDDIGEEPAELCDLKTGHCGPLRGSTLEDDDAG
- a CDS encoding DsbA family protein: MQGSAELLAFTDPFCSWCWASEPALLTLRERYRDQLVVRYIMGRLVKDMSHFFDAANAIRGTAEVAPHWRMVSERSGQPIDERLMLDITDPHWSTWPACIAVKAATAQGTTVGERYLRRLRRAALTERAQVQDLGVQVDLAHQVPGLDVEAFRRELGSERPRAAFHEDLELCAAHGVTGFPTMLFRSAAQAGQADAEPGILVGGHRSLATYEQILAQVALRLVRHEPRSVGELLAEHGPLTTREIGEITGQGSNIEESLHRAAAAGRTSSHELRGGRLWSMAGDAAARQSLSGAAFVYRPPDFHGKLRQPRATVAATGPVWTSTVALHGDWPS
- a CDS encoding NADH:flavin oxidoreductase/NADH oxidase gives rise to the protein MPHQPRLFTPLTLREVTFRNRVFVSPMCQYSSTDGFASDWHMVHLGSRAVGGAGLVMVEATAVVPEGRISPADMGIWSDEHALALARIAAFIKAQGAVPAIQLAHAGRKASTAPPWDGGGEVAERDGGWIPVAPSPLPFTSHFATPRELAAGDLQDLVRRFVDAARRAHAAGFEVVEVHAAHGYLLHEFLSPLTNLRHDDFGGSFDGRVRFPLAVIEQVRAAWPAPLPMFVRISATDWVDGGWSLPDSVEFSRRLKAIGVDLVDCSSGGLVADAKIPAGPGYQTPLAAAIRREAGIATGAVGMVTSAEQAEQIVATGQADAVLLARELLRNPYWPLVAARRLGAAVDWPRQYLRAKPG
- a CDS encoding DoxX family protein, producing MKTRLGYLVSTALFSVMMLASALAYLTGSEQMVQAFRHLGYPDYFRLMLGMAKIAGVLALVIPQVPRLLREWAYAGFVITMVSAFMSHAASGDPLGRMAMPLVALGLVATSRALWRPVPRAARAESGAGTWDLLPASGRS
- a CDS encoding Rrf2 family transcriptional regulator translates to MNSRFTMAAHVLAMLTHADQEGRGAVTSETMATSIQTNPVVVRRLVSELARAGLVTSKRGTSGGVTLAKRPEQITLRDVYAAVEEKLVLFGRHPSGPNRECPIGPHVAAYLEGVFGRAQTALERSLDEATVADMFQDLLVRVHRSRRRTKVD